A window of Argopecten irradians isolate NY chromosome 1, Ai_NY, whole genome shotgun sequence contains these coding sequences:
- the LOC138326219 gene encoding sulfotransferase 4A1-like: protein MMNYLMTMRLFNLSKSAVLKTSRISLIFRPLTYSTRRFQSLHFSGHENRLRLSLFQRNTNVRYYSSKEDPNSMKLRPQLLVAIYMSFFMGGCLLFAIVYRELDESKQRWKGVERVKDPLQTGRAQMIQYKDTMLPIFVEKILDDVENFESKETDIWVVSFPRSGTTMLQEMVDLVNSEGDFVRVQTKTLEERFPYFEYVYPGIKSIEKTDSPRLIKSHLPLNLLPKSVREGKGKVIYIARNPKDTCVSYFHFVQLLKPMFRFTGNFNEFFDRFVNGKVPYGPWWRHVKEFWDIRDSSNILFLKYEDIVEDMGGTVLTIAEFLGKDIHPMEIKMIAEHCSFNQMKVNPNLNFSWWKETGIADKKGEDFIRKGKVGNWREMFDVNQNLQMETMKYLKLNECGLRFNEGDKTTEEE from the exons ATGATGAATTACTTAATGACAATGAGATTATTTAACCTGTCTAAATCTGCAGTCCTAAAGACTAGTAGAATTTCACTGATTTTCAGACCACTAACTTATTCAACACGTCGCTTTCAAAGTTTACATTTCTCGGGACACGAAAATCGTCTGCGTTTGTCATTGTTTCAAAGGAATACAAATGTTCGGTATTACAGTTCAAAGGAGGATCCAAATTCTATGAAACTACGCCCACAGTTACTAGTTGCTATATACATGTCGTTTTTCATGGGAGGATGTCTTTTATTTGCCATAGTTTATCGAGAACTTGATGAATCTAAACAGAGATGGAAAGGTGTTGAGAGAGTCAAAGACCCTCTACAGACTGGCAGAGCACAGATGATTCAATATAAAGACACAATGTTACCGATTTTCGTAGAGAAAATTCTGGATGATGTAGAAAATTTTGAATCTAAAGAAACTGATATTTGGGTCGTGTCATTTCCAAGATCAG GTACAACTATGTTACAAGAAATGGTTGACCTTGTCAATTCTGAGGGAGACTTTGTACGAGTCCAAACAAAGACGTTAGAGGAAAGATTCCCATATTTCGAGTATGTGTACCCTGGTATCAAAAGTATCGAGAAGACAGACTCGCCACGTCTCATCAAATCACATCTACCCCTTAACTTGCTACCTAAGAGTGTGAGGGAAGGCAAAGGAAAG GTTATATATATTGCAAGAAACCCAAAAGACACCTGTGTATCCTACTTCCATTTTGTACAACTACTCAAACCAATGTTCAGGTTTACTGGCAACTTTAACGAGTTCTTTGATAGATTTGTCAATGGCAAAG TACCCTACGGTCCATGGTGGAGACATGTGAAAGAATTCTGGGATATCAGAGACTCGTCCAATATTCTGTTTCTCAAATATGAAGACATAGTGGAG GACATGGGCGGCACAGTGTTGACTATTGCAGAGTTTCTAGGTAAAGACATACACCCTATGGAGATTAAGATGATTGCTGAACATTGTAGCTTTAACCAGATGAAAGTTAACCCAAACCTCAACTTCTCTTGGTGGAAGGAGACTGGCATTGCAGATAAAAAAGGAGAGGATTTTATACGAAAAG GTAAAGTAGGAAACTGGCGCGAGATGTTTGATGTTAATCAGAATCTACAGATGGAGACAATGAAATACCTCAAACTAAACGAGTGTGGACTACGATTTAACGAGGGAGACAAGACCACAGAGGAAGAATAG